A region from the Marinobacter sp. SS13-12 genome encodes:
- the hisD gene encoding histidinol dehydrogenase — protein MTDISIRRLNASQSDFDSALAKLLAWDDSVDHQVNESVRHILHEVKTRGDAAVLEFTEKFDRLKVGSVAELEIGQERLQKALETIPQDQRVALEKAAERVRDYHERQNQKSWQYEDEDGTVLGQKVTPLDRAGLYVPGGKAAYPSSVLMNAIPAKVAGVGEVIMVVPTPDGVVNDMVLASAAIAGVDRVFCVGGAQAVGALAYGTETIPAVDKIVGPGNIFVATAKREVFGTVGIDMIAGPSEILVICDGKTDPDWIAMDLFSQAEHDEQAQSILISPDAAFLDAVEASINKLLPTMERAEIIATSMTDRAALIHVADLSEAARVSNRIAPEHLELSVEDAEGLVEDIRHAGAIFMGRFTAEALGDYCAGPNHVLPTSGTARFSSPLGVYDFQKRSSIIGFSAAGADRMGRVASVLARGEGLTAHARSAEYRIK, from the coding sequence ATGACTGATATCAGCATCAGACGATTGAACGCCTCCCAAAGTGACTTCGACAGTGCGCTGGCCAAGCTGCTGGCCTGGGATGACAGTGTTGATCATCAGGTGAATGAGTCGGTTCGTCATATTCTGCATGAGGTGAAAACCCGTGGTGATGCAGCGGTTCTGGAATTTACCGAGAAGTTTGATCGCCTCAAGGTTGGCTCTGTGGCCGAACTGGAGATTGGGCAGGAGCGACTGCAAAAGGCTCTGGAGACGATTCCCCAGGATCAGCGTGTTGCTTTGGAAAAAGCTGCTGAGCGGGTGAGGGATTATCACGAACGCCAGAATCAGAAGTCCTGGCAATACGAGGATGAAGACGGCACGGTGTTGGGCCAGAAGGTGACGCCGTTGGATCGAGCGGGGCTGTATGTGCCTGGTGGCAAGGCCGCGTATCCGTCGTCGGTTTTGATGAACGCTATTCCGGCGAAAGTTGCTGGCGTGGGTGAGGTTATCATGGTGGTTCCTACACCGGATGGCGTGGTGAACGACATGGTTCTGGCCTCTGCTGCAATTGCGGGCGTGGATCGGGTGTTTTGCGTGGGTGGTGCCCAGGCGGTTGGTGCGCTGGCTTACGGCACAGAGACCATTCCTGCCGTTGATAAAATCGTCGGACCCGGCAATATTTTTGTCGCCACTGCCAAGCGCGAGGTGTTCGGTACCGTCGGCATCGACATGATAGCCGGACCGTCGGAGATCCTGGTGATCTGTGACGGCAAGACCGATCCGGACTGGATCGCGATGGATCTGTTCTCCCAGGCTGAGCACGACGAGCAGGCTCAGTCTATTTTGATCAGCCCGGATGCGGCTTTCCTGGATGCGGTGGAAGCCAGTATCAACAAACTGCTGCCCACTATGGAGCGCGCTGAGATTATCGCCACTTCCATGACTGACAGGGCTGCGCTGATTCACGTGGCGGATCTGTCTGAGGCTGCCAGGGTTTCCAACCGTATTGCGCCGGAGCACCTGGAGCTCTCGGTGGAAGATGCGGAAGGCCTGGTGGAAGACATTCGCCATGCCGGTGCGATCTTTATGGGTCGGTTTACGGCTGAGGCGCTGGGTGACTATTGTGCCGGGCCGAACCACGTGTTGCCGACGTCCGGTACTGCGCGGTTTTCGTCGCCGTTGGGGGTTTATGACTTCCAGAAGCGGTCTTCCATTATCGGGTTTTCTGCAGCGGGTGCGGACCGGATGGGGCGAGTTGCATCGGTTCTTGCCCGGGGCGAGGGGCTTACGGCGCATGCCCGGTCGGCGGAGTATAGGATTAAGTAG
- the murA gene encoding UDP-N-acetylglucosamine 1-carboxyvinyltransferase: MDKLLIRGRKPLDGEIRISGAKNAALPILAATLLADEPVTVGNLPHLNDVTTMIELLGRMGVELMIDEKMSVEVHANTIKQFHAPYELVKTMRASILVLGPLVAHFGEAEVSLPGGCAIGSRPVNLHIHGLEMMGADIKVENGYIKAKTNGRLKGAHIFLDTVTVTGTENLMMAAALADGKTILENAAREPEVVDLAECLIAMGADIKGHGSATIEINGVERLHGCHYDVLPDRVETGTYLVAAAASRGRVKLKDTREDLLEAVLLKLEEAGAHIDTGKDWISLDMKGNQPRAVNLRTAPYPAFPTDMQAQFAAMNAVAEGTGTIVETVFENRFMHLQELIRMGADITLEGNAAIIKGVDHLTGAPVMATDLRASASLVIAGLVADGDTIVDRIYHIDRGYECIEEKLQLLGASIRRLPA; the protein is encoded by the coding sequence GTGGATAAACTTCTGATCAGGGGCCGTAAGCCTCTCGATGGCGAAATACGGATTTCCGGCGCCAAAAACGCCGCGCTCCCGATTCTTGCGGCCACCCTGCTGGCAGATGAGCCGGTTACCGTAGGCAACCTGCCGCATCTGAACGACGTGACCACCATGATTGAGCTGCTTGGTCGCATGGGTGTGGAGCTAATGATCGACGAGAAAATGAGCGTCGAAGTCCACGCCAACACCATCAAGCAGTTTCACGCGCCGTACGAGCTGGTAAAAACCATGCGCGCCTCAATTCTGGTGCTTGGGCCGCTGGTAGCGCACTTCGGCGAGGCGGAAGTGTCATTGCCCGGTGGCTGTGCCATCGGCAGCCGTCCCGTTAACCTGCACATCCATGGCCTGGAGATGATGGGTGCCGATATCAAGGTTGAGAACGGCTATATCAAGGCGAAAACCAACGGTCGCCTGAAAGGCGCGCACATTTTCCTCGATACCGTCACAGTGACCGGTACCGAGAACCTGATGATGGCGGCAGCGCTGGCGGATGGGAAAACCATCCTCGAAAACGCGGCGCGGGAACCGGAAGTGGTGGATCTCGCTGAATGCCTGATCGCCATGGGCGCTGACATCAAGGGCCACGGCTCTGCGACCATTGAAATCAACGGTGTTGAGCGGCTGCATGGCTGCCATTACGACGTGCTGCCGGACCGTGTCGAAACCGGCACCTATCTGGTAGCCGCTGCGGCAAGCCGTGGCCGGGTAAAGCTGAAAGATACCCGCGAGGATCTGCTGGAAGCCGTGCTGCTGAAGCTGGAAGAAGCCGGCGCCCATATCGACACGGGCAAGGACTGGATCTCCCTGGATATGAAAGGGAATCAGCCCAGGGCAGTCAATCTGCGCACCGCGCCTTATCCGGCGTTCCCCACTGACATGCAGGCCCAGTTCGCGGCCATGAATGCAGTGGCTGAAGGCACCGGTACTATTGTTGAAACAGTGTTCGAAAACCGGTTCATGCACCTGCAGGAGCTGATCCGCATGGGCGCGGATATTACCCTTGAAGGCAATGCTGCCATCATCAAGGGTGTGGATCACCTGACCGGCGCCCCGGTAATGGCGACGGATCTGCGGGCCTCGGCAAGTCTGGTTATCGCCGGGCTGGTGGCAGACGGCGATACCATCGTTGACCGGATTTACCATATCGACCGTGGTTACGAGTGCATCGAAGAGAAACTGCAGCTGCTGGGCGCGAGTATCCGCCGCCTGCCAGCCTGA
- a CDS encoding Nif3-like dinuclear metal center hexameric protein — MASRNEILRTLNEWLTPENFQDYCPNGLQVEGREAVNTIVSGVTASQALIDAAVDAGADMILVHHGYFWKGEDQAIRGMKRERIRRLLDNDINLVAYHLPLDDHPDYGNNRQLADVLGIRNPRPLGGLVWQGELGSPMSPGAFADLIGEQLGRIPLWVGDGPAEVSRVGWCTGAAQGFIGKALDARLDAYISGEISEPTTHTARECGIHYYAAGHHATERYGVQALGRALETTFGVSHRFIDCDNPV; from the coding sequence ATGGCATCACGCAACGAGATCCTCCGCACTCTGAACGAATGGCTCACCCCTGAGAACTTTCAGGACTACTGCCCCAACGGTCTGCAGGTTGAGGGCAGGGAAGCGGTGAATACCATTGTCAGTGGCGTAACCGCCTCACAGGCATTGATTGATGCTGCTGTGGACGCCGGTGCCGACATGATCCTGGTGCACCACGGTTACTTCTGGAAGGGCGAAGATCAGGCCATTCGTGGCATGAAGCGCGAGCGGATCAGGCGCCTGCTGGACAACGACATCAACCTGGTGGCTTACCACCTGCCGCTGGATGACCATCCGGACTATGGCAATAATCGCCAGCTGGCGGATGTGCTGGGTATTCGTAATCCCCGCCCGCTGGGTGGCCTGGTATGGCAGGGCGAGCTGGGCAGTCCAATGTCGCCTGGGGCGTTTGCGGACCTGATTGGCGAGCAGCTGGGCCGTATTCCCCTCTGGGTGGGGGACGGGCCTGCGGAGGTTTCACGGGTTGGCTGGTGCACTGGCGCGGCCCAAGGATTTATCGGCAAGGCGCTGGACGCGCGGCTGGACGCTTATATCAGCGGTGAGATTTCAGAGCCCACCACCCATACGGCCCGGGAATGCGGCATTCACTATTACGCTGCCGGGCATCACGCCACTGAGCGTTATGGTGTCCAGGCCCTGGGGCGGGCGCTGGAGACAACGTTCGGGGTCAGCCACAGGTTTATTGACTGCGACAACCCCGTTTAA
- the hisC gene encoding histidinol-phosphate transaminase, with protein sequence MSKYWSPLVKGLTPYVPGEQPKMANLVKLNTNENPFGPSPRVVEAITVELNDNLRLYPDPEGEALKGTIAKYYGVQSDQVFLGNGSDEVLAHIFYGLFQHGEPVLYPDITYSFYPVYCGLYNIEGKTIPLTDSFEINPEDYKQPNGGIIFPNPNAPTGRYLALDKVEAIVAANPDRVVVVDEAYVDFGGESAIKLVEKYPNLLVSQTLSKARSLAGLRVGFAVGSAELIEALNRVKNSFNSYPLDRLAQVGAIAAFEDEDWFRATCEGVIGEREWVTSKLEALGFDVLPSKANFIFARHPDHAGEALAKGLREQGVIVRHFNKPRISEFLRITTGTADQNKRLIECLEALV encoded by the coding sequence ATGAGCAAATACTGGAGCCCGTTGGTAAAAGGTCTGACCCCCTATGTACCTGGGGAGCAGCCGAAGATGGCCAATCTGGTGAAGCTGAATACCAATGAGAATCCGTTCGGGCCGTCGCCGAGAGTGGTGGAGGCCATCACCGTTGAGCTTAACGATAACCTGCGGCTTTATCCGGACCCGGAAGGGGAGGCGCTGAAAGGCACTATCGCCAAATACTATGGTGTCCAGAGCGATCAGGTGTTCCTCGGCAACGGCTCTGACGAGGTGCTGGCGCATATTTTTTACGGCCTGTTCCAGCACGGCGAGCCCGTTCTCTACCCGGACATCACCTACAGCTTCTACCCGGTGTACTGCGGCCTCTATAACATTGAAGGCAAAACCATACCGCTGACTGACAGCTTCGAAATCAACCCCGAAGATTACAAACAGCCTAACGGTGGCATCATCTTCCCCAACCCCAATGCCCCCACCGGTCGGTACCTGGCGCTGGACAAGGTTGAAGCCATTGTTGCCGCCAACCCGGATCGCGTTGTGGTTGTGGATGAGGCTTATGTGGATTTCGGCGGCGAAAGCGCCATCAAGCTGGTGGAAAAATACCCCAACCTCCTGGTCAGCCAGACGCTTTCCAAGGCCCGTTCCCTGGCCGGATTGCGGGTCGGCTTTGCGGTGGGTAGCGCCGAACTTATCGAAGCCCTGAATCGGGTCAAGAACAGCTTCAACTCCTACCCGCTGGACCGTCTTGCCCAGGTGGGTGCCATTGCCGCCTTTGAAGACGAAGACTGGTTCCGGGCCACCTGTGAGGGCGTTATCGGCGAGCGGGAATGGGTGACGTCCAAGCTGGAAGCGCTGGGATTCGACGTTTTACCCTCGAAGGCCAATTTCATCTTTGCCCGCCACCCTGATCACGCCGGGGAAGCGCTGGCAAAAGGGTTGCGGGAGCAGGGCGTGATTGTGCGCCACTTCAACAAACCCCGAATCTCCGAGTTTCTGCGTATCACCACCGGCACGGCGGACCAGAACAAACGGTTGATCGAATGCCTCGAAGCGCTGGTCTGA
- a CDS encoding DUF1043 family protein: MTNLILAAIAALIVGIVIGVLVGRSGQGSTLRQRRAEQQIEELRNEYTRYQAQVNEHFMESAHLLRRFNDTYRDVNQHMARGANRLCNDEDWLLELEKENARARLEGSGENEGTEPPRDYAPKSDPKEKGTLAEDFGLTEKEQKA; this comes from the coding sequence ATGACAAACCTGATTCTGGCAGCTATCGCCGCATTGATTGTTGGCATTGTCATCGGGGTACTGGTTGGCCGCTCCGGTCAGGGCTCCACCTTGCGTCAGCGCCGGGCTGAGCAGCAGATTGAAGAATTGAGAAATGAGTACACCCGCTACCAGGCGCAGGTCAATGAGCACTTCATGGAGTCTGCTCACCTGCTGCGCCGCTTCAACGACACCTACCGCGACGTGAACCAGCATATGGCCCGCGGCGCCAACCGGCTGTGCAACGATGAAGACTGGCTGCTTGAACTGGAAAAAGAAAACGCCCGGGCGCGACTTGAAGGCTCCGGTGAGAATGAGGGCACAGAGCCACCCCGGGACTATGCGCCCAAAAGCGACCCGAAGGAGAAAGGCACGCTGGCCGAAGATTTCGGGCTCACTGAAAAAGAGCAGAAAGCCTGA
- a CDS encoding acetyl-CoA C-acyltransferase — MTTDNVVIVSGVRTPMGGFQGSLAAVSAPELGAISIAEAIRRAGLQPADVQEVIMGNVLPAGLKQGPARQAMRQAGLPDSTGATTINKLCGSGMKAAMFAHDVIKAGSNDIMVAGGMESMSNAPYLLLNARKGYRMGPGDAAQDHMFLDGLEDAETGRLMGAFAQDMADKKGYTREEMDTYAINSLKRAQKAITEGLLKEEIIPVTVKTRKGETVVEDDEQPFNANIDKIPTLRPAFSKDGTVTAANASSISDGASALVLMRESEAEKRGLKPLARIVAHSTQSQHPSEFTCAPVGAIETLFGKTGWTKDDVDLFEINEAFAMVAMMPIRELGLDPEKVNIHGGACAQGHPVGSTGSRLLVTLMHSLKHYGKKKGVAALCIGGGEATAMAIEML, encoded by the coding sequence ATGACCACAGACAACGTCGTAATCGTAAGCGGTGTACGCACCCCCATGGGCGGCTTCCAGGGCAGCCTGGCCGCGGTTTCCGCGCCAGAGCTGGGCGCCATCAGCATTGCTGAAGCCATTCGCCGTGCAGGGCTGCAGCCCGCTGACGTGCAGGAAGTCATCATGGGCAACGTACTGCCAGCAGGCCTCAAGCAGGGCCCGGCGCGGCAGGCAATGCGTCAGGCGGGCCTGCCTGACAGCACTGGCGCTACCACCATCAACAAGCTTTGTGGCTCCGGTATGAAAGCCGCGATGTTTGCCCACGATGTGATCAAGGCCGGCAGCAACGACATTATGGTTGCCGGTGGAATGGAGAGCATGTCCAACGCACCTTACCTGTTGTTGAACGCTCGCAAGGGTTATCGCATGGGCCCCGGCGACGCGGCCCAGGACCACATGTTCCTGGACGGCCTGGAAGACGCGGAAACCGGACGCCTCATGGGTGCCTTCGCCCAGGACATGGCGGACAAAAAAGGCTACACCCGCGAGGAGATGGACACCTATGCCATCAATTCCCTCAAGCGAGCCCAGAAAGCCATCACGGAAGGTTTGCTGAAAGAGGAAATCATTCCCGTGACTGTAAAGACCCGCAAGGGTGAGACGGTTGTGGAAGACGACGAACAGCCGTTCAATGCCAACATCGACAAAATCCCGACGTTGCGCCCGGCCTTCAGCAAAGACGGTACAGTGACGGCCGCCAACGCCTCTTCCATCTCCGACGGCGCTTCAGCCCTGGTGCTGATGCGTGAATCCGAAGCTGAAAAGCGCGGTCTCAAGCCGCTGGCGCGTATCGTTGCCCACAGCACCCAGTCCCAGCATCCGTCCGAGTTCACCTGCGCACCGGTGGGTGCCATCGAGACCCTGTTCGGTAAAACCGGCTGGACGAAAGACGATGTGGACCTGTTCGAGATCAACGAAGCCTTCGCCATGGTCGCCATGATGCCGATCCGCGAGCTCGGCCTGGACCCGGAAAAGGTCAACATCCACGGCGGCGCCTGTGCCCAGGGTCACCCTGTGGGCTCCACCGGCTCCCGCCTGCTGGTAACGCTGATGCATTCTCTGAAGCACTACGGCAAGAAGAAGGGTGTGGCAGCGCTTTGTATTGGTGGTGGTGAGGCTACGGCGATGGCCATCGAAATGCTTTGA
- the hisG gene encoding ATP phosphoribosyltransferase — MTDSITIALSKGRILDETLPLLKEAGIELVDDVKKSRKLVFPTTDPDVRVLILRATDVPTYVQYGGADLGVTGKDVLMEHGGEGLYEPLDLNISRCRLMTAGKKDTKAPEGRLRVATKFVNLARRYYSAQGRQADIIKLYGAMELAPILGLADEIVDIVDTGNTLKANGLEARELIENISSRLVVNRASMKMKHAGINPIIEKMSAAVEKRRQVSE, encoded by the coding sequence ATGACCGACTCCATCACCATCGCACTGTCGAAGGGACGCATCCTCGACGAGACCCTGCCGCTATTGAAAGAGGCGGGTATTGAACTGGTCGACGACGTCAAAAAATCCCGGAAACTGGTGTTTCCCACCACGGATCCCGACGTGCGCGTACTGATTCTCCGCGCAACGGATGTGCCTACCTATGTGCAGTATGGCGGCGCGGATCTGGGTGTTACGGGCAAGGATGTGCTGATGGAGCATGGTGGCGAGGGGCTTTATGAGCCGCTGGATCTGAATATCTCCCGGTGTCGGTTGATGACAGCGGGGAAGAAAGACACCAAGGCCCCGGAAGGCCGCCTGCGTGTAGCGACCAAGTTCGTGAACCTGGCGCGTCGTTATTACTCCGCCCAGGGGCGGCAGGCCGATATCATCAAGCTCTATGGCGCTATGGAGCTTGCGCCAATCCTCGGCCTTGCCGATGAGATTGTCGATATCGTGGATACCGGCAATACCCTGAAAGCGAATGGTCTTGAAGCTCGCGAGCTGATTGAGAACATTAGCTCGCGCCTTGTGGTCAACCGTGCCTCGATGAAGATGAAACACGCGGGTATTAACCCCATAATTGAGAAGATGTCTGCTGCTGTGGAGAAACGCCGGCAGGTTTCGGAGTAA
- a CDS encoding DUF1302 domain-containing protein has product MTRKTQQWQQWTKLPLAVAVAAGMSGQAAAYSFYVGDVEASLNTTLSAGATWRTQDSDRRLIAQGNLGPEYAPGQPLANIGASTNNYDDGNLNFEKGDTVSKIVKGNTELFLNYNVDSDVLTRVGGFIRGRYWYDFELKDENRAVDPVGQRRELNEQAKDNASGGELLDAYVFSDWYFGNTPVSLRYGKQVLSWGESTFIQGGINVINPVDVQAFRAPGSELKDALLPVEMFYMSAGITENVTVETFVQADWEPVRPDDCGTFFSTNDFAADGCGPVLLAGTLPDSQALAQGFVAPRLADKEADSKDQFGVAVRWYVPALNDSELGFYYIKYNSRLPYVSGLVNNPSSPSGSQQNDPNEPFSQFPSYFIEYPENINLYGISINTTTPGGWSLGAEYSFRDNVPLQWNAFELIFGGLQQRGPDGQILSKLEAQRREENPGANLAGKPTDGYDRFNVSQAQFTLIKFFDQVMGASRMSLITEFGATYVHDLPDTDEARYGRSGTFGIGELPLDGANFTGDFCAAGANINTNYCNNEGFTTSFSWGYRTRLVWSYLNAFSGINLSPQLAWSHDVQGYAPQPGGNFNEGNKAIGLSLEAEYQNRITGNIGYTNFFGGKPYNELTDRDFVSASVSYSF; this is encoded by the coding sequence ATGACAAGAAAAACACAGCAATGGCAGCAGTGGACCAAATTGCCGCTGGCCGTAGCAGTTGCCGCCGGAATGTCCGGTCAGGCGGCTGCCTATTCGTTTTATGTGGGGGATGTGGAAGCCTCTTTGAACACCACGCTGTCAGCCGGTGCAACCTGGCGTACCCAGGATAGCGACAGAAGATTGATTGCCCAGGGTAACCTCGGCCCGGAGTACGCGCCCGGTCAGCCGCTGGCAAATATCGGTGCGTCCACCAACAACTACGACGACGGTAACCTCAATTTCGAGAAAGGGGATACGGTTTCCAAGATCGTAAAGGGTAACACTGAGCTATTCCTTAACTACAACGTAGACAGCGATGTGCTGACCCGTGTCGGCGGCTTTATTCGTGGCCGCTATTGGTACGACTTCGAATTGAAAGACGAGAACAGGGCCGTAGATCCCGTTGGCCAGCGCCGCGAACTGAACGAGCAGGCAAAAGACAATGCCTCCGGCGGCGAGTTACTTGATGCCTACGTATTCTCGGACTGGTATTTCGGCAACACGCCCGTCAGCCTGCGTTACGGCAAGCAGGTGCTGAGCTGGGGTGAGAGCACCTTTATTCAGGGTGGTATCAACGTCATCAACCCGGTAGACGTGCAGGCTTTCCGTGCGCCGGGCTCAGAGTTGAAAGACGCGCTCCTGCCCGTTGAAATGTTCTACATGTCCGCCGGTATCACTGAAAACGTCACTGTGGAAACCTTTGTACAGGCAGACTGGGAGCCAGTGCGTCCAGACGACTGTGGCACTTTCTTCTCCACCAACGACTTCGCGGCAGATGGCTGTGGCCCGGTACTGCTGGCCGGCACGCTGCCGGATTCACAGGCACTGGCACAGGGTTTTGTAGCACCACGCCTGGCCGACAAGGAAGCCGATTCCAAGGACCAGTTCGGTGTGGCTGTGCGCTGGTATGTGCCTGCGCTGAATGATTCAGAACTCGGTTTCTACTACATCAAGTACAACAGCCGCCTGCCTTATGTCAGTGGTCTGGTGAACAATCCGTCTTCACCCAGTGGCAGTCAGCAGAACGATCCGAATGAGCCGTTCTCCCAGTTCCCCAGTTATTTCATTGAGTACCCGGAGAACATCAACCTTTACGGCATCAGTATCAACACTACCACCCCGGGCGGCTGGTCTCTGGGTGCTGAATACAGCTTCCGGGATAACGTACCACTGCAGTGGAATGCGTTTGAGCTGATTTTCGGTGGCCTGCAGCAGCGCGGCCCGGACGGCCAGATACTGAGCAAGCTGGAAGCGCAACGTCGTGAAGAAAACCCTGGCGCTAACCTGGCCGGCAAGCCCACTGATGGCTATGATCGGTTCAATGTATCCCAGGCCCAGTTCACGCTGATCAAGTTCTTCGACCAGGTCATGGGCGCAAGCCGCATGTCCCTGATTACGGAATTTGGTGCCACTTATGTGCATGATTTGCCAGACACTGACGAAGCCCGTTATGGCCGTTCTGGCACCTTCGGTATTGGTGAGCTCCCGCTCGATGGTGCGAACTTCACAGGAGATTTCTGTGCGGCTGGTGCAAACATCAACACCAACTACTGCAACAACGAAGGCTTTACCACGTCCTTCTCCTGGGGCTACCGTACCCGCTTGGTATGGAGCTATCTGAACGCGTTTTCCGGTATCAACCTGTCACCGCAGCTGGCCTGGAGCCATGACGTCCAGGGTTACGCACCGCAGCCGGGTGGTAACTTCAATGAGGGTAACAAGGCCATTGGTCTCTCACTGGAGGCTGAGTACCAGAACCGCATAACCGGCAATATCGGTTATACAAACTTTTTCGGTGGCAAACCGTATAACGAGTTAACCGACCGTGATTTTGTGAGTGCGAGCGTGTCCTACTCATTCTGA
- the zapE gene encoding cell division protein ZapE: MTPWERYQQDLERPEFHKDPAQEDAVRRLQSLYDKLVTAEREREKPMVKLRLKLKKGKEDPVKGLYFWGGVGRGKTYLMDTFYESLPFDRKMRVHFHRFMQRVHKELRSLKGKKNPLELVAKQFADEARVICFDEFFVSDIGDAMILATLMDGLFSRGVTLVCTSNIVPDGLYKDGLQRARFLPAIELVKKHTDVVNVDGGVDYRLRSLEQAELYHYPLDDDADKSLQKSYDSLAVEAGSHSLELDINGRKLKAINHADDVVWFDFRTLCDGPRSQNDYIELAREFHAVIISNVPVLGKDKEDQARRFINMIDEFYDRNVKVIISAQVAITDLYAGGRLEFEFERTESRLLEMQSREYLEAPHKA, from the coding sequence ATGACCCCATGGGAACGATACCAGCAGGACCTCGAGCGGCCGGAATTCCATAAAGACCCGGCCCAGGAAGACGCAGTGCGCCGTTTGCAGTCACTGTACGACAAACTGGTGACGGCGGAAAGGGAGCGGGAAAAACCCATGGTCAAACTCCGCCTGAAACTGAAAAAGGGCAAGGAAGACCCGGTTAAGGGGCTCTACTTCTGGGGCGGTGTGGGTCGCGGCAAGACCTACCTCATGGATACTTTCTACGAGTCGCTACCGTTTGACCGCAAGATGCGGGTGCACTTTCACCGCTTCATGCAGCGCGTGCACAAGGAACTTAGAAGCCTGAAGGGCAAGAAGAATCCGCTTGAGCTTGTGGCAAAACAGTTTGCCGACGAAGCCCGGGTTATCTGCTTTGATGAGTTTTTTGTCTCGGATATCGGCGATGCCATGATACTGGCCACCCTGATGGATGGCCTGTTCAGCCGTGGTGTCACCCTGGTCTGCACCTCCAATATTGTGCCGGACGGTCTCTATAAGGACGGCCTGCAGCGCGCCCGGTTCCTGCCAGCCATTGAACTGGTCAAGAAACACACCGATGTGGTGAACGTGGATGGTGGCGTGGACTATCGCCTGAGAAGTCTCGAACAGGCAGAACTTTACCATTATCCCCTGGACGACGATGCCGACAAGAGCCTGCAGAAAAGCTACGACAGCCTTGCAGTGGAAGCCGGCAGCCACAGCCTGGAACTTGATATCAATGGCCGCAAGCTCAAGGCGATTAACCACGCAGACGACGTGGTCTGGTTTGACTTCAGAACCCTGTGTGATGGCCCCAGAAGCCAGAACGATTACATCGAACTGGCCCGGGAATTCCATGCCGTGATCATCAGCAACGTGCCGGTTCTGGGAAAGGACAAGGAAGACCAGGCCCGGCGGTTTATCAACATGATCGATGAGTTTTACGACCGCAACGTAAAGGTCATCATTTCCGCCCAAGTCGCCATCACCGACCTGTACGCCGGCGGGCGGCTCGAATTCGAGTTTGAGCGTACCGAATCGCGGTTATTGGAGATGCAGTCGAGGGAATACCTTGAGGCGCCTCATAAAGCCTGA